In Escherichia ruysiae, a genomic segment contains:
- a CDS encoding phage tail protein, producing the protein MMLALGMFVFMRQTLPHQTMQRESDYRWPSNSRIGKRDAYQFLGVGEENITLAGVLYPELTGGKLTMTTLRLMAEEGRAWPLLDGTGMIYGMYVISKVSETGSIFFADGTPRKIDFTLSLTRVDESLAALYGDIGKQAESLIGKAGSMATKFTGMTGAG; encoded by the coding sequence ATGATGCTCGCGTTAGGTATGTTTGTTTTTATGCGCCAGACGCTGCCACACCAGACCATGCAGCGTGAATCAGATTATCGCTGGCCGTCAAATTCCCGTATCGGTAAACGGGATGCCTACCAGTTTCTCGGTGTGGGTGAGGAAAACATCACGCTTGCCGGTGTGCTTTATCCCGAACTGACCGGCGGAAAGCTGACGATGACCACGCTCAGGCTGATGGCAGAGGAAGGCCGGGCGTGGCCGTTGCTGGATGGCACCGGCATGATTTACGGTATGTATGTCATCAGCAAGGTGAGTGAAACAGGGAGTATTTTCTTTGCAGACGGCACACCCCGGAAAATTGATTTTACGCTGTCGCTCACCCGCGTTGATGAATCACTGGCCGCGCTTTATGGCGATATCGGTAAACAGGCGGAGTCGCTCATCGGTAAGGCTGGCAGTATGGCGACTAAATTCACGGGTATGACGGGGGCGGGATAA
- a CDS encoding phage tail tape measure protein, producing the protein MSNNVKLQVLLRAVDQASRPFKSIRTASKSLSGDIRETQQSLRELNGHASRIEGFRKTSAQLAVTGHALEKARQEAEALATQFKNTERPTRAQAKVLESAKRAAEDLQAKYNRLTDSVKRQQRELAAVGINTRNLAHDEQGLKNRISETTAQLNRQRDALARVSAQQAKLNAVKQRYQAGKELAGNMASVGAAGVGIAAAGTMAGVKLLMPGYEFAQKNSELQAVLGVAKDSAEMTALRKQARQLGDNTAASADDAAGAQIIIAKAGGDAAAIQAATPVTLNMALANQRSMEENAQLLLGTKASFQLSNDDVSHVGDVLSATMNKSAADFQGLSDALTYLGPVARTAGVSLEQAAAMTGVLHDNNIRGSMAGTGSSAVVTRLQAPTGKAWDALKELGVKTSDKKGNMRPLFTILKEIQASFDKHKLGTSQKGEYLKTIFGEEALKSANVLLAAAASGKLDKLTATLKASDGKTEELVKIMQDNLGGDFKEFQSAYEAVGTDLFDQQEGALRKLTQTATKYVLKLDGWIQKNKSLASTIGLIVGGALALTGIIGAIGLVAWPVITGINAIIAAAGAMGAIFTTVGSAVMTAIGAISWPVVAVVAAIVAGALLIRKYWEPVSAFFGGVVEGLKAAFAPVGELFTPLKPLFDWLGEKLQAAWQWFKNLIAPVKATQDTLNRCRDTGVMFGQALADALMLPLNAFNKLRSGIDWVLEKLGVINKESDTLDQTAARTQAATYGSGGYIPATSSYVGYQAYQPVTAPAGRSYVDQSKNEYHISLTGGTAPGTQLDRQLQDALEKYERDKRARARASMMHDG; encoded by the coding sequence ATGAGTAACAATGTAAAATTACAGGTATTGCTCAGGGCTGTTGACCAGGCATCCCGCCCGTTTAAATCCATCCGCACAGCGAGTAAGTCGCTGTCGGGGGATATCCGGGAAACACAACAATCACTGCGCGAGCTGAACGGTCACGCATCCCGTATTGAGGGATTTCGCAAGACCAGCGCACAGCTCGCCGTGACTGGTCATGCACTTGAAAAGGCACGGCAGGAGGCCGAAGCCCTTGCCACACAGTTTAAAAACACCGAACGTCCGACCCGTGCTCAGGCGAAAGTGCTGGAATCCGCAAAGCGTGCGGCGGAGGACTTACAGGCGAAATATAACCGCCTGACGGATTCCGTTAAACGCCAGCAGCGGGAACTGGCCGCTGTGGGAATTAATACCCGCAATCTTGCACATGATGAGCAGGGACTGAAAAACCGTATCAGTGAAACCACCGCACAACTTAACCGTCAGCGCGACGCGCTGGCGCGTGTCAGTGCGCAACAGGCAAAACTTAACGCAGTAAAACAGCGTTATCAGGCCGGAAAGGAACTGGCCGGAAATATGGCCTCGGTGGGCGCTGCCGGTGTGGGGATTGCGGCGGCGGGAACGATGGCCGGAGTTAAGCTGCTGATGCCCGGTTATGAGTTTGCGCAGAAAAACTCAGAATTGCAGGCCGTGCTAGGAGTGGCAAAAGACTCCGCCGAAATGACCGCACTCCGCAAGCAGGCGCGCCAGCTCGGCGACAATACCGCCGCCTCGGCAGATGATGCAGCCGGTGCACAGATTATCATTGCGAAAGCGGGTGGAGATGCTGCGGCTATTCAGGCGGCAACGCCGGTCACGCTGAATATGGCACTGGCGAATCAGCGGTCGATGGAAGAAAACGCGCAACTGTTGCTGGGGACTAAGGCATCCTTTCAACTGTCAAATGATGATGTCAGCCATGTGGGCGACGTGTTGTCGGCAACGATGAATAAGTCGGCGGCTGATTTTCAGGGACTCAGTGATGCACTGACTTACCTCGGGCCGGTTGCGAGGACGGCAGGTGTAAGTCTTGAGCAGGCAGCAGCCATGACAGGTGTGCTGCATGACAATAACATCAGGGGGTCAATGGCGGGGACGGGTAGCAGTGCCGTTGTCACCCGATTACAGGCACCGACTGGAAAAGCATGGGATGCACTCAAAGAGCTTGGCGTTAAGACCTCGGACAAAAAGGGAAATATGCGTCCGTTGTTCACCATTCTGAAAGAGATTCAGGCCAGCTTTGATAAACACAAGCTGGGAACGTCTCAGAAGGGGGAATACCTTAAAACCATTTTTGGTGAGGAAGCCCTGAAATCAGCGAACGTTTTACTGGCAGCGGCAGCAAGCGGAAAACTGGATAAGCTGACCGCCACGCTGAAAGCCTCGGACGGTAAAACGGAAGAGCTGGTTAAAATCATGCAGGATAACCTCGGCGGTGACTTTAAGGAGTTTCAGTCCGCTTATGAGGCGGTGGGGACAGACCTGTTTGACCAGCAGGAAGGCGCACTGCGTAAGCTCACTCAGACGGCCACAAAGTATGTGTTAAAACTCGACGGCTGGATCCAGAAAAACAAATCACTGGCGTCAACCATCGGCCTCATTGTCGGTGGCGCGCTGGCGCTTACTGGCATCATCGGTGCCATTGGTCTTGTAGCCTGGCCGGTTATCACCGGCATTAATGCCATCATCGCGGCAGCAGGCGCAATGGGGGCAATCTTCACGACGGTTGGCAGTGCTGTTATGACGGCCATCGGGGCGATTAGCTGGCCGGTTGTGGCTGTGGTGGCCGCCATTGTCGCCGGGGCGTTACTTATCCGTAAATACTGGGAGCCTGTCAGCGCATTCTTTGGCGGTGTGGTTGAAGGGCTGAAAGCTGCATTTGCGCCGGTGGGGGAACTGTTCACGCCACTTAAGCCGCTGTTTGACTGGCTGGGTGAAAAGTTACAGGCCGCGTGGCAGTGGTTTAAAAACCTGATTGCCCCGGTCAAAGCCACCCAGGACACCCTGAACCGTTGCCGTGACACGGGCGTCATGTTCGGGCAGGCACTGGCTGACGCGCTGATGCTGCCGCTTAATGCGTTCAACAAACTGCGCAGTGGTATTGACTGGGTACTGGAAAAACTCGGTGTTATCAACAAAGAGTCAGACACACTTGACCAGACCGCCGCCAGAACTCAAGCCGCCACGTATGGCAGCGGTGGTTATATTCCGGCGACCAGCTCTTATGTAGGTTATCAGGCTTATCAGCCGGTCACGGCACCGGCTGGCCGCTCTTATGTAGACCAGAGTAAAAACGAATATCACATCAGCCTGACGGGGGGTACTGCGCCGGGGACACAGCTTGACCGCCAGTTACAGGATGCGCTCGAAAAATACGAGCGGGATAAACGTGCGCGCGCCCGTGCCAGCATGATGCATGACGGTTAA
- a CDS encoding phage tail sheath protein, whose amino-acid sequence MSDYHHGVQVLEINDGTRVISTVSTAIVGMVCTASDADAEIFPLNKPVLITNVQSAIAKAGKKGTLAASLQAIADQSKPVTVVVRVEDGTGDDEETKLAQTVSNIIGTTDENGQYTGLKALMGAESVTGVKPRILGVPGLDTKEVAVALASVCQELNAFGYISAWGCKTISEVKAYRQNFSQRELMVIWPDFLAWDTVTSTTATAYATARALGLRAKIDQEQGWHKTLSNVGVNGVTGISASVFWDLQKSGTDADLLNEAGVTTLVRRDGFRFWGNRTCSDDPLFLFESYTRTAQVLADTMAEAHMWAIDKPITATLIRDIIDGINAKFRELKNNGYIVDGTCWFSEESNDAETLKAGKLYIDYDYTPVPPLENLTLRQRITSRYLASLVTSVNSN is encoded by the coding sequence ATGAGTGACTATCATCACGGCGTGCAGGTGCTGGAGATTAACGACGGCACCCGCGTCATTTCCACCGTATCCACCGCCATTGTTGGCATGGTCTGCACGGCCAGCGATGCGGATGCGGAAATCTTCCCCCTCAATAAACCGGTGCTGATTACCAATGTGCAGAGCGCAATTGCAAAGGCCGGTAAAAAAGGCACGCTGGCGGCGTCGTTGCAGGCTATCGCCGACCAGTCAAAACCGGTCACTGTTGTCGTGCGCGTGGAAGACGGAACCGGCGACGACGAAGAAACGAAACTCGCGCAGACCGTTTCCAATATCATCGGCACCACCGACGAAAATGGTCAGTACACCGGACTGAAAGCCCTGATGGGGGCTGAATCGGTTACCGGCGTTAAACCGCGCATTCTCGGTGTGCCGGGGCTGGACACCAAAGAGGTTGCCGTCGCACTGGCATCGGTATGCCAGGAACTGAATGCATTCGGGTATATCAGCGCATGGGGCTGTAAAACCATTTCCGAGGTGAAAGCCTACCGCCAGAATTTCAGCCAGCGGGAGCTGATGGTCATCTGGCCGGATTTCCTCGCATGGGATACGGTCACCAGTACCACCGCCACCGCGTATGCCACCGCCCGTGCGCTGGGTCTGCGTGCTAAAATCGACCAGGAGCAGGGCTGGCATAAAACGCTGTCCAATGTCGGGGTAAACGGTGTTACCGGCATCAGCGCATCTGTATTCTGGGATTTGCAGAAGTCTGGCACCGATGCTGACCTGCTGAACGAGGCAGGCGTCACAACGCTGGTTCGCCGCGACGGTTTCCGTTTCTGGGGTAACCGTACCTGCTCTGATGACCCGCTGTTCCTCTTTGAAAGCTACACACGCACCGCGCAGGTACTGGCTGACACGATGGCTGAGGCGCACATGTGGGCTATTGATAAGCCTATCACCGCAACGCTGATCCGCGACATCATTGACGGCATCAATGCCAAATTCCGCGAACTGAAAAACAACGGTTATATTGTGGATGGCACATGCTGGTTCAGTGAAGAATCCAACGATGCGGAAACCCTCAAGGCCGGAAAACTGTATATCGACTACGACTATACACCGGTGCCTCCTCTCGAAAACCTGACCCTGCGCCAGCGTATTACTTCAAGATACCTGGCAAGTCTGGTCACCTCGGTTAACAGCAATTAA
- a CDS encoding phage tail assembly protein: protein MNKENVITLDNPVKRGEQVIEQVTLMKPNAGTLRGVSLAAVANSEVDALIKVLPRMTAPMLTEQEVAALELPDLVALAGKVVGFLSPNSVQ, encoded by the coding sequence ATGAACAAAGAAAATGTGATTACCCTGGACAACCCGGTCAAGCGTGGTGAGCAGGTTATCGAACAGGTCACGCTGATGAAACCCAATGCCGGGACGCTGCGCGGTGTCAGTCTGGCTGCGGTCGCAAACTCCGAAGTCGATGCACTGATTAAAGTGCTGCCGCGCATGACGGCACCGATGCTGACTGAGCAGGAGGTCGCCGCGCTGGAGCTGCCTGACCTTGTGGCGCTGGCCGGTAAGGTGGTCGGTTTTTTGTCGCCGAACTCGGTGCAGTAA
- a CDS encoding phage major tail tube protein, whose product MAMPRKLKLMNVFLNGYSYQGVAKSVTLPKLTRKLENYRGAGMNGSAPVDLGLDDDALSMEWSLGGFPDSVIWELYAATGVDAVPIRFAGSYQRDDTGETVAVEVVMRGRQKEIDTGEGKQGEDTESKISVVCTYFRLTMDGKELVEIDTINMIEKVNGVDRLEQHRRNIGL is encoded by the coding sequence ATGGCAATGCCGCGCAAACTCAAGTTAATGAACGTCTTTCTGAACGGCTACAGCTATCAGGGCGTTGCAAAGTCCGTCACGCTGCCAAAACTGACCCGTAAGCTCGAAAACTATCGCGGTGCGGGGATGAACGGCAGCGCACCGGTAGACCTCGGCCTTGATGACGATGCGCTGTCAATGGAGTGGTCGCTCGGGGGCTTCCCTGATTCGGTTATCTGGGAGCTTTACGCCGCAACCGGCGTGGATGCCGTACCGATTCGTTTTGCTGGCTCTTACCAGCGCGACGATACCGGTGAAACGGTGGCCGTCGAAGTGGTCATGCGTGGCCGTCAGAAAGAAATCGACACCGGCGAGGGTAAACAGGGAGAAGACACCGAGTCGAAAATCTCCGTGGTCTGCACCTATTTCCGGCTGACGATGGACGGTAAGGAGCTGGTCGAAATCGACACCATCAACATGATTGAGAAGGTGAACGGCGTCGACCGGCTGGAGCAACACCGCCGCAATATCGGCCTGTGA
- a CDS encoding GpE family phage tail protein: MADVAVIFHWPPSELYPMSLTELITWREKALRRSGNTNE, encoded by the coding sequence ATGGCGGATGTGGCAGTGATATTTCACTGGCCGCCATCAGAACTGTATCCCATGAGCCTGACCGAACTCATCACATGGCGCGAAAAGGCGCTCCGGCGAAGCGGAAACACGAATGAGTAA